The Altererythrobacter sp. CAU 1644 genome has a window encoding:
- a CDS encoding TetR/AcrR family transcriptional regulator, with protein MIAAAARSFFDVGYEATAIEQVAADAGVSKVTVYNHFGDKRSLFGAAVEYECERMRGLFEMRPASSGSLVDRLTVIGEAMSAFLSRPELVRFDRRVAAETEHDPEIGRAFLNAGPHRMKGAFAGLLESLVEAGELEIDDCAIAAEQFVSMVKGMGDLERRFGMERNEEVDRARIEGAVEVFLAAYAAA; from the coding sequence ATGATTGCCGCTGCCGCGCGCAGCTTCTTCGACGTCGGCTACGAGGCTACAGCAATCGAACAGGTCGCCGCGGATGCCGGCGTTTCGAAGGTCACCGTCTACAATCACTTCGGCGACAAGCGTTCGCTGTTCGGAGCCGCGGTCGAATATGAATGCGAACGCATGCGCGGCCTGTTCGAGATGCGGCCGGCGTCGTCTGGTTCGCTGGTCGATCGCCTGACCGTGATTGGCGAGGCGATGAGCGCGTTCCTCTCGCGCCCCGAACTCGTCCGGTTCGACCGCCGGGTCGCGGCCGAGACCGAACACGATCCGGAAATCGGCCGCGCCTTCCTCAATGCCGGACCTCACCGCATGAAAGGAGCCTTCGCGGGCCTCCTCGAGAGCCTCGTCGAGGCAGGCGAGCTCGAGATCGACGACTGCGCCATCGCAGCCGAGCAATTCGTCTCCATGGTCAAGGGCATGGGCGACCTCGAACGCCGCTTCGGCATGGAGCGCAACGAGGAAGTCGACCGCGCCCGGATCGAGGGAGCGGTCGAGGTCTTCCTTGCGGCCTATGCCGCGGCCTAG
- a CDS encoding DUF1761 domain-containing protein, with protein sequence MEVNWIGIIAAAVSAFVLGGLWYGPLFGKKWMAYVGLTEEDAKKANMAMIFGGAFVLSLLAAFVFAMFLGPEITMQEGALYGFSAGLFWVGASFGINYLFAQRQFGLWLIDAGYATLQFTLYGLLIGLFN encoded by the coding sequence ATGGAAGTAAACTGGATTGGCATTATTGCCGCTGCCGTGTCCGCCTTCGTGCTCGGCGGACTGTGGTACGGGCCGCTCTTCGGCAAGAAATGGATGGCCTATGTCGGCCTCACCGAAGAGGACGCGAAGAAGGCCAATATGGCCATGATTTTCGGCGGAGCCTTTGTCCTGTCGCTGCTGGCCGCCTTCGTTTTCGCGATGTTCCTGGGGCCCGAGATCACCATGCAGGAAGGCGCGCTCTACGGCTTCTCTGCGGGTCTGTTCTGGGTCGGCGCGAGCTTCGGCATCAACTACCTGTTCGCGCAGCGCCAGTTCGGGCTGTGGCTGATCGACGCCGGCTACGCGACGCTGCAGTTTACGCTCTACGGGCTGCTGATCGGGCTGTTCAACTAG
- a CDS encoding ParA family protein, whose amino-acid sequence MAVIAVYSAKGGVGKTTIAANLAWFSAVEAGHDTLLWDLDAAGGAGFLFGVELKAKRAGALFSRDEAPEELLWETGYPGLDLLPADASLRQLDTQLTQMGKKRRLAKLAKGLDQQYDRVILDCPPGINEISSQVLRTAEIVIVPLPPSPLSQRALDMVTAEIKRVGDKGPSILPVFSMVDGRRKLHREALEAQPRYPVLPYSSPVEQCAVRNQPVGAFARSTPAAEQFARLWKAIDAKLKRR is encoded by the coding sequence ATGGCTGTCATCGCAGTCTACAGTGCAAAAGGCGGGGTGGGGAAAACCACCATCGCGGCCAATCTGGCATGGTTCTCGGCAGTCGAGGCCGGGCACGATACGCTGCTGTGGGACCTCGACGCTGCCGGCGGCGCGGGTTTCCTGTTCGGCGTCGAGCTCAAGGCCAAACGCGCAGGCGCCCTGTTCTCGCGTGACGAGGCGCCAGAGGAATTGCTGTGGGAGACCGGCTATCCCGGCCTCGACCTGCTGCCCGCCGATGCCAGCCTGCGCCAGCTCGATACCCAGTTGACCCAGATGGGCAAGAAGCGTCGCCTGGCGAAACTGGCGAAGGGGCTCGATCAGCAATACGACCGAGTCATCCTCGACTGCCCCCCCGGGATCAACGAGATTTCGAGCCAGGTCTTGCGAACCGCCGAGATCGTGATCGTGCCGCTCCCGCCCTCCCCACTGTCGCAGCGCGCGCTCGATATGGTGACCGCCGAGATCAAGCGGGTTGGCGACAAGGGGCCGTCGATCCTTCCCGTGTTCTCGATGGTCGATGGCCGCCGAAAACTGCACCGCGAGGCGCTCGAGGCACAGCCGCGTTATCCCGTGCTGCCCTATTCGAGCCCGGTCGAGCAATGCGCTGTGCGCAACCAGCCTGTCGGAGCTTTCGCCCGCTCGACGCCCGCGGCCGAGCAGTTCGCCCGGCTGTGGAAGGCGATCGACGCCAAGCTCAAGCGCCGCTGA
- a CDS encoding phospholipase D-like domain-containing protein, with the protein MGGEDARGIDVRDFRDPPVLSIEAAGHGFEILAGGRDRLDALLAMIDGAQHTLSLAFYIFDKDHSGWRVLDALVSAARRGVEVKLIVDGFGASGDDSQFRPLVLAGGKFWLFSPKWTRRFLIRNHQKIVIADGERAMVGGFNVGDDYFASPQENGWNDLGLIVEGPVVDQLEEWFAKLESWVSSRKAQWLAIRRAVREWSGGEGAVKVLIGGPTARLSSWALSVRRDLDGAQRLDLMMAYFSPSNGMMRKIAAIARRGRARLVMAGKSDNGATIGATRSLYTYLLDRGAELHEFQACKLHTKLLVIDDVTYIGSANFDMRSLYLNLEIMLRIEDAALAAKMREHVDWHVAGAENITRESHRKKATLFNRIRWNLAWFLVSVVDYTVSRRLNLGL; encoded by the coding sequence ATGGGCGGGGAAGATGCACGGGGTATCGATGTGCGCGATTTCCGCGATCCCCCGGTCCTGTCGATCGAAGCCGCGGGGCATGGTTTCGAGATCCTCGCGGGTGGCCGCGATCGGCTCGATGCGCTGCTCGCGATGATCGACGGCGCGCAGCACACGCTGAGCCTCGCATTCTACATCTTCGACAAGGACCACAGCGGCTGGCGCGTGCTCGATGCGCTCGTTTCGGCGGCACGGCGCGGGGTCGAGGTCAAGCTGATCGTCGACGGTTTCGGCGCGAGCGGCGACGACAGCCAGTTCCGTCCGCTGGTGCTGGCGGGCGGCAAGTTCTGGCTGTTCAGCCCCAAATGGACCCGCCGCTTCTTGATCCGCAATCACCAGAAGATCGTGATCGCCGATGGCGAGCGCGCGATGGTCGGCGGATTCAATGTCGGCGACGACTATTTCGCCAGCCCGCAGGAGAACGGCTGGAACGACCTCGGGCTCATTGTCGAGGGTCCGGTGGTCGATCAGCTCGAGGAATGGTTTGCCAAGCTCGAATCCTGGGTTTCGAGCCGCAAGGCGCAATGGCTCGCGATCCGCCGGGCGGTGCGCGAATGGAGCGGCGGCGAAGGCGCGGTCAAGGTGCTGATCGGCGGGCCGACGGCGCGCCTGTCGAGTTGGGCACTCAGCGTCAGGCGCGACCTCGATGGGGCCCAGCGGCTCGACCTGATGATGGCCTATTTCTCGCCCTCGAACGGGATGATGCGCAAGATCGCCGCGATCGCGCGGCGCGGGCGCGCGCGGCTGGTGATGGCGGGGAAATCGGACAATGGCGCAACCATCGGCGCTACGCGTTCCTTGTATACCTACCTGCTCGACAGGGGGGCGGAGCTGCACGAGTTTCAGGCGTGCAAGCTTCACACCAAGCTGCTGGTGATCGACGATGTGACCTACATCGGCAGCGCCAATTTCGACATGCGCAGCCTCTATCTCAATCTCGAGATCATGCTGCGGATCGAAGACGCCGCGTTGGCGGCCAAGATGCGCGAGCATGTCGACTGGCATGTGGCAGGGGCCGAGAACATCACGCGCGAAAGCCACCGCAAGAAGGCGACCCTGTTCAATCGGATTCGCTGGAATCTCGCCTGGTTCCTGGTGTCGGTGGTCGACTACACCGTGTCGCGGCGGCTCAACCTGGGCCTTTAG
- the ftsH gene encoding ATP-dependent zinc metalloprotease FtsH, which translates to MSNQNDPRDPNSGGEGPEGPNPLVKSLMIWGGVFLALLLVVSMFGSASEPAGTQIRYSDFRERVAEGSVQEVQIAPDRITGVLKNKKTFSTVPVANDDELPKLLEANRVKYSGAEADEGNVLLYILIQTLPFLLILGIAFFALRQVQKGGGGGAMGFGKSKAKLLTERQGRVTFDDVAGIDEAREELEEIVEFLKDPHRFSKLGGQIPKGALLVGSPGTGKTLLARAIAGEAGVPFFTISGSDFVEMFVGVGASRVRDMFEQAKKNAPCIVFIDEIDAVGRHRGHGLGNSNDEREQTLNQLLVEMDGFEANEGIIIIAATNRPDVLDPALLRPGRFDRQVVVPIPDIDGREKILAVHMKKVPLAPDVNPRTIARGTPGFSGADLANLVNEAALLAARRNKRLVAMQEFEDAKDKVMMGTERRSMVMTDDEKKMTAYHEAGHALVSINEPASDPIHKATIIPRGRALGMVMRLPERDNYSYHRDKMHANLAVAMGGRVAEEIIFGHDKVSSGASGDIQYATDLARNMVTKWGMSDKLGPLQYEASQEGYLGMGQTARTMAGAETNKLIDAEIKALVEGGLKRAQDVLKTQEDKLHLLAQALLEYETLTGDEIDQLMKDGKIDRPDRPSGPIAVQPATGSAVPKAGKKFGGSEGPAPQGA; encoded by the coding sequence ATGAGCAACCAGAACGACCCGCGCGACCCCAACTCCGGCGGCGAAGGCCCCGAAGGGCCGAACCCCCTCGTCAAGAGCCTGATGATCTGGGGCGGCGTTTTCCTGGCGCTGCTGCTGGTTGTGTCGATGTTCGGCAGCGCGAGCGAGCCGGCCGGAACGCAGATCCGCTATTCCGATTTCCGCGAGCGTGTGGCCGAAGGTTCGGTGCAGGAGGTGCAGATCGCGCCCGACCGGATCACTGGTGTGCTCAAGAACAAGAAGACATTCTCGACCGTGCCGGTCGCGAACGACGACGAACTGCCCAAGCTGCTCGAAGCCAACAGGGTGAAATATTCGGGGGCCGAGGCGGATGAAGGCAATGTGCTGCTCTACATCCTCATCCAGACACTGCCCTTCCTGCTGATCCTCGGGATCGCCTTCTTCGCGCTGCGCCAGGTGCAGAAAGGCGGAGGCGGCGGCGCGATGGGATTTGGCAAGTCCAAGGCCAAATTGCTCACCGAGCGGCAGGGGCGCGTGACCTTCGACGACGTGGCCGGCATCGATGAAGCGCGCGAGGAGCTCGAGGAGATCGTCGAATTCCTCAAGGACCCGCACCGCTTCTCCAAGCTTGGCGGTCAGATCCCCAAGGGCGCGCTGCTGGTCGGCTCACCCGGTACCGGCAAGACGCTGCTGGCCCGGGCCATTGCGGGCGAGGCGGGCGTCCCCTTCTTCACCATCTCGGGTTCGGACTTCGTCGAGATGTTCGTCGGCGTCGGCGCGAGCCGCGTGCGCGACATGTTCGAACAGGCCAAGAAGAACGCGCCCTGCATCGTCTTCATCGACGAAATCGATGCGGTCGGCCGCCACCGCGGCCATGGCCTCGGCAATTCGAACGACGAGCGCGAGCAGACGCTCAACCAGCTACTTGTCGAAATGGATGGTTTCGAAGCCAACGAAGGCATCATCATCATCGCGGCGACCAACCGCCCCGACGTGCTTGACCCGGCGCTGCTGCGCCCGGGCCGCTTTGACCGCCAGGTCGTGGTGCCGATCCCCGATATCGACGGGCGCGAGAAGATCCTCGCCGTGCACATGAAGAAGGTGCCGCTGGCGCCCGACGTCAATCCGCGCACCATTGCGCGCGGCACGCCCGGTTTCTCGGGCGCGGACCTCGCCAACCTCGTCAACGAGGCGGCCCTGCTCGCGGCGCGCCGCAACAAGCGTCTCGTGGCCATGCAGGAATTCGAGGACGCCAAGGACAAGGTCATGATGGGCACCGAGCGGCGTTCGATGGTCATGACCGACGACGAGAAGAAGATGACCGCCTATCACGAAGCCGGGCATGCGCTCGTCTCGATCAACGAACCGGCATCAGACCCGATTCACAAGGCGACGATCATCCCGCGCGGCCGTGCACTGGGCATGGTGATGCGCCTGCCCGAGCGCGACAACTACTCCTACCATCGTGACAAGATGCACGCGAACTTGGCAGTCGCCATGGGCGGCCGCGTGGCGGAAGAGATCATCTTCGGGCACGACAAGGTGTCTTCCGGCGCCTCGGGCGACATCCAGTACGCCACCGACCTGGCGCGCAACATGGTCACCAAGTGGGGCATGTCCGACAAGCTCGGCCCGCTACAGTACGAAGCGAGCCAGGAAGGCTACCTCGGCATGGGTCAGACCGCGCGCACCATGGCGGGCGCGGAAACCAACAAGCTGATCGACGCCGAGATCAAGGCGCTGGTCGAAGGCGGGCTCAAGCGGGCGCAGGACGTGCTCAAGACCCAAGAGGACAAGCTCCACCTGCTTGCGCAGGCGCTGCTCGAATATGAGACACTGACCGGCGACGAGATCGACCAACTGATGAAGGACGGCAAGATCGACCGTCCCGATCGGCCTTCAGGTCCGATTGCGGTCCAACCGGCGACCGGTTCTGCCGTGCCCAAGGCAGGCAAGAAGTTCGGCGGGTCGGAAGGTCCGGCACCTCAGGGCGCTTGA
- a CDS encoding SRPBCC family protein produces the protein MKRRALLNLCAALTIGLASPLAAQEGEVSVEVIEESDGTRTLVHETIIDAPVAAVWATLSTEAGWLMWGPKFARFDLRAGGSIETGYHEGATMGDPQNIRHRILAFVPERMIALKVEQAPERGLVSMDTLAPLWGVYELEPVGPDRTRLRIAGLGYGNDDASSQMLGFFKAGNVYSIELLRQNLAERSAAKVQTGRE, from the coding sequence ATGAAGCGCCGTGCACTCCTGAACTTATGCGCCGCGCTCACAATCGGCCTGGCGTCACCGCTCGCTGCGCAGGAAGGCGAAGTATCGGTCGAGGTGATCGAAGAGAGCGACGGCACCCGCACACTCGTCCACGAGACGATCATCGATGCCCCGGTCGCCGCCGTGTGGGCGACACTTTCGACCGAAGCGGGATGGCTGATGTGGGGCCCGAAGTTCGCGCGCTTCGACTTGCGGGCGGGCGGTTCCATCGAAACCGGCTATCATGAGGGCGCAACGATGGGCGACCCGCAGAATATTCGTCATCGCATCCTGGCGTTCGTTCCCGAACGGATGATCGCGCTCAAGGTAGAACAGGCGCCGGAGAGAGGGCTGGTCAGCATGGATACGCTGGCGCCCTTGTGGGGCGTCTACGAACTGGAGCCTGTCGGGCCGGATCGCACAAGGCTGCGGATTGCCGGGCTAGGCTACGGCAATGACGACGCCTCGTCGCAGATGCTCGGGTTCTTCAAGGCAGGCAACGTCTATTCGATCGAGCTTCTGCGCCAGAACCTCGCCGAGCGATCGGCAGCCAAAGTTCAAACAGGGAGGGAATGA
- a CDS encoding TetR/AcrR family transcriptional regulator — protein MNIATRDKIVMTALELFYVKGFNSTSIADILSRSQVHSGSLYHFFPGKQDLLIAVLEFYRDGIKEHLLDLAWVGVEDPVEKVFALLNGYRTGLLMSDFAHGCPIGNLALELSEPDPRIRELLDVNFKNWIGAVEHCLLEAGNRLPPETDRRALAEFILTTMEGAIMQARTARDIGVFDRNIAVLRAHIELLMDKARQPS, from the coding sequence ATGAATATCGCTACTCGAGACAAGATCGTGATGACGGCGCTCGAACTCTTCTACGTGAAGGGATTCAACTCGACTTCGATCGCCGACATCCTCAGCCGCAGCCAGGTGCATTCGGGCAGTCTCTATCATTTCTTCCCGGGCAAGCAGGACCTGCTCATCGCGGTGCTCGAGTTTTACCGCGACGGGATCAAGGAACACCTGCTCGACCTCGCCTGGGTCGGGGTCGAGGATCCGGTCGAGAAGGTGTTCGCGCTGCTTAACGGCTATCGCACCGGCCTGTTGATGAGCGACTTCGCCCACGGCTGCCCGATCGGGAACCTGGCGCTTGAGCTGTCCGAGCCCGATCCGCGCATCCGCGAATTGCTCGACGTCAACTTCAAGAACTGGATCGGCGCGGTCGAGCACTGCCTGCTCGAGGCAGGCAATCGGCTGCCGCCGGAAACCGACCGCCGCGCGCTGGCCGAGTTCATCCTGACCACGATGGAAGGCGCGATCATGCAGGCGCGCACCGCACGCGACATCGGCGTGTTCGATCGCAACATCGCGGTGCTCCGCGCGCATATCGAACTGCTGATGGACAAGGCGAGGCAGCCGTCATGA
- the rpoZ gene encoding DNA-directed RNA polymerase subunit omega yields MARVTVEDCVDKVPNRFDLVLLAAQRAREISGGSELTIDRDRDKNPVVALREIAEQTIKPKDLQEAVVTNLQKILPDDEDEADAIGSLSQSAEALRITASAPARSTSLGGDYDG; encoded by the coding sequence ATGGCGCGCGTTACTGTCGAAGATTGCGTCGACAAGGTTCCTAATCGCTTCGATCTCGTCCTGCTGGCTGCGCAGCGTGCGCGCGAAATCTCGGGCGGCAGCGAACTGACCATCGATCGCGACCGCGACAAGAATCCGGTCGTTGCGTTGCGCGAGATCGCCGAGCAGACGATCAAGCCCAAGGACCTGCAGGAAGCGGTCGTGACCAACCTGCAGAAGATCCTGCCGGACGACGAGGACGAGGCCGATGCGATCGGCTCGCTCAGCCAGTCGGCCGAAGCGCTGCGGATTACCGCGTCGGCGCCGGCCCGCTCGACCTCGCTCGGCGGCGACTACGACGGCTAA
- a CDS encoding DUF3667 domain-containing protein yields the protein MSDFGEALGTAVEGSLFSRAFGGKKGALTDKDGHPIERGHFTEGDCLNCGTSIQGAHCHNCGQKAHLHRTLGAFLHDLLHGALHFDGKTWRTLPKLLFKPGELTRRYIEGERAKFVSPMAMFLFSVFLMFAVFQALGISTPSELPDDAVVDDAVIRAEERAATQLQALEERAASLPEGSQEKEETEKSLAETRKTIEDLEKADLIQVGPDGKFTFKGTGIGWVDKVIDKWRTNPDLMLYKLQANGYKFSWLLIPLSIPFVWLLFAWKRRFKAYDHAIFVTYSLAFISMLFITLSLLSAAGIGGGWVFTALAIIPPVHIYKQLRGTYGISRFSALWRLILLLVFVVVILLMFLQILLLLGAF from the coding sequence ATGAGCGATTTCGGCGAAGCATTGGGTACGGCGGTCGAAGGCAGCCTGTTCTCGCGCGCGTTCGGCGGGAAGAAGGGCGCCCTTACCGACAAGGATGGCCACCCAATCGAGCGGGGCCATTTCACCGAGGGCGATTGCCTCAATTGCGGCACCAGTATCCAGGGTGCGCATTGTCACAACTGCGGCCAGAAGGCACATCTCCACCGCACGCTAGGCGCTTTCCTGCACGACCTGCTCCACGGCGCCCTCCATTTCGACGGCAAGACCTGGCGCACGCTGCCAAAATTGCTGTTCAAGCCGGGGGAACTGACGCGTCGCTATATCGAGGGCGAGCGCGCCAAATTCGTCAGCCCGATGGCGATGTTCCTGTTCAGCGTATTCCTGATGTTCGCGGTGTTCCAGGCGCTGGGTATCAGCACGCCCAGCGAATTGCCCGACGATGCCGTGGTAGACGACGCAGTCATCCGCGCGGAAGAACGCGCTGCTACACAACTACAGGCGCTGGAGGAACGCGCTGCGTCCTTGCCCGAAGGCTCGCAAGAGAAAGAGGAGACCGAAAAGAGCCTGGCGGAAACGCGCAAGACGATCGAGGATCTGGAGAAAGCCGACCTCATCCAGGTGGGGCCAGATGGCAAATTTACGTTCAAGGGCACCGGCATCGGCTGGGTCGACAAGGTGATCGACAAGTGGCGCACCAATCCCGACCTGATGCTCTACAAGCTGCAGGCGAACGGCTATAAATTCAGCTGGTTGCTGATCCCGCTCTCGATCCCCTTCGTATGGCTGCTGTTTGCCTGGAAGCGTCGCTTCAAGGCCTATGATCACGCGATCTTCGTGACCTATTCGCTCGCCTTCATATCCATGCTGTTTATCACGCTGTCGCTTCTTTCGGCAGCAGGCATCGGAGGGGGATGGGTCTTCACTGCGCTGGCCATCATTCCGCCGGTCCACATCTACAAGCAGCTGCGCGGGACCTACGGGATCTCGCGCTTCTCGGCCTTGTGGCGACTGATCCTGCTGCTGGTCTTTGTCGTCGTGATCCTGCTCATGTTCCTGCAGATATTACTTCTGCTGGGAGCGTTCTGA